The Clostridium botulinum genome includes a region encoding these proteins:
- a CDS encoding guanylate kinase translates to MNKPKIILVLGQSASGKSTIIEEMEWYGYKAIQSYTTRPKRTKNEKGHIFVREKDYTFIRDDKTNEIKIYDKLGNEVDTVAYTYFNGNHYWATMDQVEESTYYIIDKAGVDYFANKVESRVDYKIVYVTVPFLTRIKRLIKRDGLAKGISRLINDFKMFRGLKYDTKIINRDLAQSVQELRKITSGFMNMKE, encoded by the coding sequence ATGAATAAACCAAAAATAATTTTAGTTTTAGGGCAATCTGCAAGTGGTAAGTCAACTATAATAGAAGAAATGGAATGGTATGGATATAAAGCTATACAAAGTTATACTACTAGACCTAAAAGAACTAAAAATGAAAAAGGACATATATTTGTTAGAGAAAAAGATTACACATTTATTAGAGATGACAAAACCAATGAAATAAAGATATATGACAAACTAGGAAATGAAGTTGATACTGTAGCTTATACATATTTTAATGGTAATCATTATTGGGCAACCATGGATCAAGTTGAGGAAAGTACATATTACATCATAGATAAGGCAGGAGTAGATTATTTCGCTAATAAAGTAGAAAGCAGAGTAGATTACAAAATCGTATATGTTACAGTTCCATTCTTGACTAGAATTAAAAGATTAATAAAGAGGGATGGATTAGCAAAAGGAATATCAAGATTGATTAATGATTTTAAGATGTTCAGAGGATTAAAATATGATACAAAGATAATTAATAGAGACTTAGCACAAAGCGTTCAGGAGTTAAGAAAGATAACTAGTGGGTTTATGAATATGAAGGAGTGA